One genomic window of Aptenodytes patagonicus chromosome 19, bAptPat1.pri.cur, whole genome shotgun sequence includes the following:
- the LOC143168967 gene encoding arylacetamide deacetylase-like 4 isoform X1, which yields MESFYALALITGILVAFVLLVLIATYHNSFKAEIPPDVDQPSKLRLYHCVYTLMEILAKNLESLGIFEEHILMRLIVDGLPACRDSKLFIKDLHFDEVPVRIYLPRVPSASKRRGVVFFHGGCGMFGSIRSHERICRYIARKSDSVVVSVGYHLSPERKYPAQTLDCLTATVHFLKTAENYGVDPDRIIVCGDSVGGTFTASVCQELVNRKDIPKIRAQVLIYPFLQALNFNLPSHQKNAFIAFLSRERTVHFILRYLKKDCSMKEAILAGSHVPESMNLKYKKWIYPDLIPEIFKLGYKPPLPTSLLPQVHEETKELFDTRFSPLLAEDAVVCHLPDTCIITCEHDVLRDDGLLYKKRLEDNNVKVTWHHMEEGFHCALGFFGYGIFSFPSSNKMVNHTVNFIKGY from the exons ATGGAATCCTTTTATGCTCTGGCTTTAATAACAGGAATTCTGGTTGCTTTTGTATTACTGGTTTTAATTGCAACTTATCATAATTCCTTCAAGGCAGAGATTCCTCCTGATGTTGACCAGCCATCAAAGCTCCGCTTATATCACTGCGTATATACTCTGATGGAAATTCTG GCAAAGAACTTAGAAAGTTTGGGTATCTTTGAGGAGCACATACTTATGAGGTTGATCGTTGATGGACTGCCAGCATGCAGGGATTCAAAGCTCTTCATAAAGGATCTGCATTTTGATGAGGTGCCAGTGAGGATTTACCTCCCAAGAGTACCATCTGCAAGCAAACGGAGAGGAGTCGTCTTCTTCCATGGAGGATGCGGGATGTTCGGAAGCATCA GAAGTCATGAAAGAATATGCCGGTACATAGCCAGAAAATCTGATTCAGTGGTTGTGTCTGTTGG GTACCATTTATCTCCTGAGCGTAAGTATCCAGCCCAAACTTTGGACTGTCTCACTGCTACTGTACACTTTTTGAAGACTGCAGAAAACTACGGGGTGGATCCTGATCGGATTATTGTTTGTGGGGATAGTGTGGGGGGCACTTTTACTGCTAGTGTTTGCCAAGAACTGGTAAATAGAAAAGATATCCCAAAGATACGTGCCCAGGTACTGATCTATCCATTTCTCCAAGCATTGAACTTTAATCTGCCATCTCAccagaaaaatgctttcattGCCTTCTTGTCCCGGGAACGTACAGTCCATTTTATTCTGAGGTACTTGAAAAAGGATTGCTCTATGAAGGAAGCTATTTTGGCAGGTTCTCATGTTCCCGAGAGTATGAATTTGAAATATAAGAAATGGATATATCCCGATCTTATCCCAGAGATATTTAAACTGGGCTATAAACCACCATTACCCACCTCACTTTTACCTCAAGTccatgaagaaacaaaagaactgTTTGACACAAGATTTTCCCCGCTGTTAGCAGAAGATGCTGTTGTTTGCCACCTACCTGATACTTGTATAATTACCTGTGAGCATGATGTGCTCAGAGATGATGGATTGTTGTACAAGAAACGGTTAGAGGACAACAATGTAAAAGTGACCTGGCACCACATGGAAGAAGGCTTCCACTGCGCACTGGGATTTTTTGGTTatggtattttctcttttccatcatCAAATAAAATGGTGAACCACACTGTAAACTTCATAAAAggctattaa
- the LOC143168967 gene encoding arylacetamide deacetylase-like 4 isoform X2: protein MTPIVYSHSTQAEIPPDVDQPSKLRLYHCVYTLMEILAKNLESLGIFEEHILMRLIVDGLPACRDSKLFIKDLHFDEVPVRIYLPRVPSASKRRGVVFFHGGCGMFGSIRSHERICRYIARKSDSVVVSVGYHLSPERKYPAQTLDCLTATVHFLKTAENYGVDPDRIIVCGDSVGGTFTASVCQELVNRKDIPKIRAQVLIYPFLQALNFNLPSHQKNAFIAFLSRERTVHFILRYLKKDCSMKEAILAGSHVPESMNLKYKKWIYPDLIPEIFKLGYKPPLPTSLLPQVHEETKELFDTRFSPLLAEDAVVCHLPDTCIITCEHDVLRDDGLLYKKRLEDNNVKVTWHHMEEGFHCALGFFGYGIFSFPSSNKMVNHTVNFIKGY, encoded by the exons ATGACTCCTATTGTTTACTCTCATTCCACACAG GCAGAGATTCCTCCTGATGTTGACCAGCCATCAAAGCTCCGCTTATATCACTGCGTATATACTCTGATGGAAATTCTG GCAAAGAACTTAGAAAGTTTGGGTATCTTTGAGGAGCACATACTTATGAGGTTGATCGTTGATGGACTGCCAGCATGCAGGGATTCAAAGCTCTTCATAAAGGATCTGCATTTTGATGAGGTGCCAGTGAGGATTTACCTCCCAAGAGTACCATCTGCAAGCAAACGGAGAGGAGTCGTCTTCTTCCATGGAGGATGCGGGATGTTCGGAAGCATCA GAAGTCATGAAAGAATATGCCGGTACATAGCCAGAAAATCTGATTCAGTGGTTGTGTCTGTTGG GTACCATTTATCTCCTGAGCGTAAGTATCCAGCCCAAACTTTGGACTGTCTCACTGCTACTGTACACTTTTTGAAGACTGCAGAAAACTACGGGGTGGATCCTGATCGGATTATTGTTTGTGGGGATAGTGTGGGGGGCACTTTTACTGCTAGTGTTTGCCAAGAACTGGTAAATAGAAAAGATATCCCAAAGATACGTGCCCAGGTACTGATCTATCCATTTCTCCAAGCATTGAACTTTAATCTGCCATCTCAccagaaaaatgctttcattGCCTTCTTGTCCCGGGAACGTACAGTCCATTTTATTCTGAGGTACTTGAAAAAGGATTGCTCTATGAAGGAAGCTATTTTGGCAGGTTCTCATGTTCCCGAGAGTATGAATTTGAAATATAAGAAATGGATATATCCCGATCTTATCCCAGAGATATTTAAACTGGGCTATAAACCACCATTACCCACCTCACTTTTACCTCAAGTccatgaagaaacaaaagaactgTTTGACACAAGATTTTCCCCGCTGTTAGCAGAAGATGCTGTTGTTTGCCACCTACCTGATACTTGTATAATTACCTGTGAGCATGATGTGCTCAGAGATGATGGATTGTTGTACAAGAAACGGTTAGAGGACAACAATGTAAAAGTGACCTGGCACCACATGGAAGAAGGCTTCCACTGCGCACTGGGATTTTTTGGTTatggtattttctcttttccatcatCAAATAAAATGGTGAACCACACTGTAAACTTCATAAAAggctattaa
- the LOC143168923 gene encoding arylacetamide deacetylase-like 4: protein MASVYTTLAIIGMVFISPVIIPALFLGGVFYNFFNSEMPPGIDQPLKLRFFHSLLIATLIAGKILEKLGICSDLSLLRILLDGIPPRRDSKLLIKDLKVDEVPLRIYQPKWPPTGKRRGILYFHGGAGTFGSIRAFERICRYIAKKCNSVVVSVGYRLAPEHPYPGQYFDCLNATLYFMRNLEEYHVDPALIIISGDSCGANFATVICQILLNRRDLPKVRAQVLLYPGLQGLDFHLPSYQQNASVPMLFRKLVIYFCFRYLNKEPSVLEDVLQNCHVPESMKRNCKKWVSADIIPDEFKIRGYVPQKSTSYKPEVHEAIKEVLTITFSPLLAEDSIICQLPESYIVTCEFDVLRDDGLLYKKRLEDNGVQVTWYHSESGFHGNLAFFGYGIFSFLSAKKIMDNTVNFINSL, encoded by the exons ATGGCATCTGTTTATACAACTTTAGCAATAATAGGAATGGTTTTCATTTCTCCTGTGATAATACCAGCACTGTTTTTGGGGGgtgtattttataattttttcaatTCAGAAATGCCACCTGGAATTGACCAACCTCTAAAGCTTCGTTTTTTCCATTCATTGTTGATTGCAACCCTGATCGCG GGAAAGATTTTGGAGAAGCTAGGGATCTGCAGTGATTTAAGCTTATTGCGAATTCTGCTAGATGGAATACCACCACGGAGAGATTCAAAACTTCTTATCAAAGATCTCAAAGTAGATGAGGTACCGTTGAGGATTTATCAGCCTAAGTGGCCACCTACTGGCAAAAGAAGAGGAATACTGTATTTTCATGGAGGCGCTGGCACATTTGGGAGCATTA GAGCCTTTGAAAGAATATGCCGCTATATTGCCAAAAAATGCAACTCGGTGGTCGTGTCTGTTGG TTATCGTTTGGCTCCTGAACACCCATACCCAGGGCAATACTTTGATTGTCTCAATGCCACCTTATACTTCATGAGGAATTTAGAAGAGTATCATGTGGATCCTGCTCTCATCATCATTAGCGGTGACAGTTGTGGAGCTAATTTTGCTACGGTTATTTGCCAAATACTGCTGAATAGAAGAGATCTCCCAAAAGTACGTGCTCAGGTCTTACTTTATCCAGGACTACAGGGGCTAGATTTTCATTTGCCTTCCTATCAGCAGAATGCTTCAGTCCCCATGTTGTTTCGGAAGCTAGTTATCTACTTCTGTTTTCGTTATCTTAATAAAGAACCATCAGTTTTGGAAGATGTCCTACAAAATTGCCATGTTCCTGAGAGTATGAAACGGAACTGTAAAAAATGGGTAAGTGCTGACATTATTCCTGATGAATTTAAGATTAGAGGCTACGTACCACAGAAATCCACTTCATATAAACCTGAAGTCCATGAAGCAATCAAAGAAGTTTTAACAATAACATTTTCCCCGCTTTTAGCTGAAGACTCCATTATTTGCCAGCTCCCTGAATCCTACATTGTGACCTGTGAGTTTGATGTGCTTAGGGATGATGGACTGTTATACAAGAAGCGATTAGAGGACAATGGCGTTCAAGTGACCTGGTATCATTCTGAGAGTGGTTTCCATGGAAATTTAGCCTTTTTTGGCTatgggattttttcctttttatctgcaAAAAAGATAATGGATAATACTGTGAATTTTATAAACAgtttataa
- the LOC143169069 gene encoding arylacetamide deacetylase-like 4 — MELLLAIFLAVLTVFVAMAFYYEHPKAEIPHGFSQRQKLYIFHYILNFGFGLAKFLEKVGITSEVHFLRALMDGIPPLKDQRLFIKDLRFEKVKVRLYQPKISTTGQRRGILYFHGGVGQFGSIRAYERTCRYLAKKSNSVVVSVGYRLAPEHPFPTQFEDCLTATIHFMRTAQDYGVDPSRIIICGDSSGGTLTAAVAQALVNRRDLPKLRAQILIYPFLQCVDFNLPSYQQNEGVPILLKKRTLALGLKYLNKDLSVMEAIFKGSHIPEDLQLKYQKWVNPDYIPHEFKTRGYKPIAINPFSEELYTLFKLVFDPVFSPLLAEDSVIAQLPETFILTCEFDVLRDDGLLYKKRLEDHGIKVTWCHLQEGFHGIVFLALCSGASTFRSGNKGLEKIVNFLRLM; from the exons ATGGAACTCCTCCTAgcaatttttcttgctgttttgacTGTCTTTGTGGCAATGGCATTCTATTATGAACACCCCAAGGCAGAAATCCCTCATGGATTTAGTCAGCGccaaaagctttacatttttcattacatCCTGAACTTTGGGTTTGGTCTG GCAAAATTTTTGGAAAAAGTAGGTATCACCTCAGAGGTCCATTTCCTCAGGGCTTTAATGGATGGAATACCACCATTAAAAGATCAACGTCTTTTTATCAAGGACTTAAGGTTTGAAAAGGTTAAAGTAAGACTTTACCAGCCAAAAATATCAACCACTGGCCAAAGAAGAGGAATCCTTTATTTTCATGGAGGAGTTGGACAGTTTGGAAGCATTC gGGCCTATGAAAGAACATGCCGCTATTTGGCTAAAAAAAGCAATTCAGTGGTTGTGTCTGTTGG GTATCGCTTAGCTCCTGAGCATCCATTTCCAACCCAGTTTGAGGATTGTCTCACTGCCACCATACACTTTATGAGGACTGCACAAGATTATGGAGTAGACCCTTCCCGCATTATCATCTGTGGAGATAGTAGTGGAGGTACACTCACTGCTGCTGTTGCCCAAGCACTGGTGAACAGAAGAGATCTCCCAAAGCTGAGAGCACAAATCCTAATATATCCTTTTCTCCAGTGTGTGGACTTTAATTTGCCTTCTTATCAGCAGAATGAGGGAGTCcccattttgttaaaaaaacgAACCCTTGCTCTTGGTTTGAAGTATCTTAATAAAGACTTGTCAGTCATGGAAGCAATATTTAAAGGCTCTCATATTCCAGAAGATTTGCAACTGAAATATCAGAAATGGGTGAATCCTGACTACATCCCTCATGAGTTTAAAACAAGAGGCTACAAACCAATTGCAATAAATCCATTCTCAGAAGAGCTCTATACACTGTTCAAGCTTGTGTTTGACCCTGTTTTTTCACCACTGCTAGCTGAAGACAGTGTTATTGCTCAACTTCCTGAGACTTTCATTTTGACCTGTGAATTTGATGTGCTTAGAGATGATGGACTGCTGTACAAGAAACGATTAGAGGATCATGGTATAAAAGTGACCTGGTGCCATCTGCAAGAGGGATTCCATGGAATAGTATTCTTAGCTCTTTGCAGTGGGGCGTCAACATTCCGATCTGGAAATAAAGGCCTGGAAAAGATAGTAAATTTTCTAAGATTGATGTAA